In the genome of Tannockella kyphosi, one region contains:
- the ilvC gene encoding ketol-acid reductoisomerase, whose amino-acid sequence MAKVYYESDCDLKLLDGKTVAVIGYGSQGHAHALNAKESGVNVIIGLYEGSKSWDKAVAQGFEVFTAADAAKKADVIMFLINDELQAKVYREDIAPNLEEGNMLMFAHGFNVHYGQIVAPKGVDVTMVAPKGPGHTVRSEYLEGKGVPSLVAVEQDETGRAKDMALAYALAIGGARAGVLETTFRTETETDLFGEQAVLCGGVVALMQAGFETLTEAGYDPRNAYFECIHEMKLIVDLIYQSGFEGMRYSISNTAEYGDYITGPKIITDETKKAMQQVLKDIQDGTFAKDFLLDMSEAGGQAHFKAMRKLGKEHSSEKVGAEIRSLYSWSDEDKLINN is encoded by the coding sequence ATGGCAAAAGTATATTATGAATCTGATTGTGATTTAAAATTATTAGATGGGAAAACAGTAGCAGTAATTGGTTACGGTTCTCAAGGACATGCACATGCATTAAATGCAAAAGAATCAGGAGTAAATGTAATTATTGGTTTATATGAAGGATCTAAATCTTGGGATAAAGCAGTAGCTCAAGGATTTGAAGTATTTACAGCAGCAGATGCTGCTAAAAAAGCAGATGTAATTATGTTCTTAATTAATGATGAATTACAAGCAAAAGTATATAGAGAAGATATTGCACCTAACTTAGAAGAAGGAAACATGTTAATGTTTGCTCATGGGTTTAATGTACATTATGGACAAATCGTAGCTCCTAAAGGAGTAGATGTAACAATGGTAGCTCCTAAAGGACCAGGACATACAGTACGTAGTGAATACTTAGAAGGAAAAGGAGTTCCTTCATTAGTAGCAGTAGAACAAGATGAAACAGGTAGAGCAAAAGACATGGCATTAGCTTATGCATTAGCGATTGGTGGAGCTAGAGCTGGTGTATTAGAAACTACTTTTAGAACAGAAACAGAAACTGACTTATTTGGAGAACAAGCAGTATTATGTGGTGGAGTAGTAGCTTTAATGCAAGCTGGTTTTGAAACTTTAACAGAAGCAGGATATGATCCTCGTAATGCATATTTTGAATGTATTCATGAAATGAAATTAATCGTAGACTTAATTTATCAATCAGGTTTTGAAGGAATGCGTTATTCTATTTCTAATACTGCAGAGTATGGAGATTATATTACAGGACCTAAAATCATTACAGATGAAACTAAAAAAGCAATGCAACAAGTATTAAAAGATATCCAAGATGGAACATTCGCAAAAGACTTCTTATTAGATATGTCTGAAGCTGGTGGACAAGCACACTTCAAAGCAATGCGTAAATTAGGAAAAGAACATTCTAGTGAAAAAGTAGGAGCAGAAATTCGTAGTTTATATAGCTGGTCTGATGAAGACAAATTAATCAATAACTAA
- the ilvN gene encoding acetolactate synthase small subunit, with protein MNRLVLSLLVENNAGVLSRVSGLFSRRGYSIDSLSVGKTNVPHISRMTVVAHGDERNLMQIEKQLSKLVDVIDICELVPSESVYRELVLIKVEATEEVRSSIVSIVDIFRAHIIDVAPTSLIIEVTGDQGKIDGLLGMLEGFNITEIVRTGLSGMKRGRVNVDTKESEEQ; from the coding sequence ATGAATCGTTTAGTGTTATCTTTGTTGGTAGAAAATAATGCTGGTGTGCTTAGTAGAGTATCTGGCTTGTTTAGTCGACGTGGATATAGTATAGATAGTTTAAGTGTAGGGAAGACAAATGTTCCTCACATTTCAAGAATGACCGTGGTAGCCCATGGTGATGAAAGAAACTTAATGCAAATAGAAAAGCAATTAAGTAAGTTAGTCGATGTAATTGATATTTGTGAATTAGTTCCAAGTGAATCAGTATATCGAGAATTAGTGTTAATTAAAGTAGAAGCTACAGAAGAGGTTCGCTCTTCTATTGTTTCGATCGTAGATATATTTCGTGCACATATTATTGATGTTGCACCTACGTCTTTAATTATAGAGGTAACTGGAGATCAAGGTAAAATTGATGGGTTACTGGGAATGTTAGAAGGATTCAATATAACTGAAATCGTTCGTACTGGTTTATCTGGTATGAAACGAGGGAGAGTAAATGTTGATACAAAAGAGTCAGAAGAACAATAG
- a CDS encoding helix-turn-helix domain-containing protein: MKNVDDVLALFEDYVDDADIMKYNLIIEVTHKIMEERISQNMSQKEFAEKLGISQSMISKIESEQYNFTLEMLAKIFTKLDYTVELRIDKI, from the coding sequence ATGAAAAACGTAGATGACGTACTTGCTTTATTTGAAGATTATGTAGATGATGCAGATATCATGAAATATAATCTAATTATAGAAGTAACACATAAAATAATGGAAGAAAGAATTTCACAAAACATGTCCCAAAAAGAATTTGCAGAAAAACTAGGTATTAGTCAAAGTATGATTTCCAAAATAGAAAGTGAACAATATAACTTCACTTTAGAAATGTTAGCTAAAATATTTACTAAATTAGATTATACTGTTGAGTTGAGAATAGATAAAATATAA
- the leuC gene encoding 3-isopropylmalate dehydratase large subunit encodes MAMTMTQKILAAHAGLEHVEAGQLIEAKLDVVMANDITGPMALPIFHEMAEKVFDKEKVVLVPDHFTPNKDIKSAENSKSIREFSNCQCLTHHYEIGQMGIEHALLPEKGIVVAGECIIGADSHTCTYGALGAFSTGVGTTDIAAGMALGELWFKVPSAIQFVITGKPSPYVSGKDVILHIIGKIGVDGALYKSMEFVGEGIANLTMDDRFTIANMAIEAGAKNGIFVVDKQAEDYMKEHSSKQYTIYQADKDAIYDEIIEIDLSTIRPTVAFPHLPGNAKTIDEIEAMEAIKIDQVVIGSCTNGRMEDMRKAAAILKGNKVHKDVRVMVIPATQKIYLQCIMEGLVETFIESGCTFNTPSCGPCMGGHMGVMAAGEKCVSTTNRNFVGRMGHVESLIYLASPQLAAASAIAGVIANPEKVGGQN; translated from the coding sequence ATGGCAATGACAATGACTCAAAAGATACTGGCAGCTCATGCAGGATTAGAACATGTCGAAGCAGGACAACTAATTGAGGCCAAATTAGATGTTGTAATGGCAAATGACATTACAGGTCCAATGGCTTTACCAATCTTTCATGAAATGGCAGAAAAAGTATTTGACAAAGAAAAAGTAGTCTTAGTACCAGATCACTTTACACCAAACAAAGATATTAAATCAGCAGAAAACTCAAAATCAATAAGAGAATTCTCTAATTGTCAATGTTTAACACATCACTATGAAATAGGACAAATGGGAATAGAACATGCCTTACTTCCTGAAAAAGGAATTGTAGTAGCAGGAGAATGTATTATTGGAGCTGATTCACATACATGTACTTATGGAGCTTTAGGAGCGTTTTCTACTGGAGTAGGAACAACTGATATTGCTGCCGGGATGGCTTTAGGAGAATTATGGTTTAAAGTACCGAGTGCTATTCAATTTGTAATAACAGGAAAACCTAGTCCTTATGTATCAGGGAAAGATGTTATCTTACATATTATTGGTAAAATAGGAGTAGATGGTGCTTTATATAAATCAATGGAATTTGTAGGAGAAGGAATAGCTAATCTTACAATGGATGATCGTTTTACTATTGCTAATATGGCTATTGAAGCAGGTGCTAAAAATGGAATATTTGTAGTAGATAAACAAGCTGAAGATTATATGAAAGAACATTCATCAAAACAATATACTATTTATCAAGCAGACAAAGATGCTATCTATGATGAAATAATTGAAATAGACTTAAGTACTATTCGTCCAACCGTTGCATTCCCTCATTTACCAGGTAATGCAAAAACAATTGATGAAATAGAAGCAATGGAAGCTATCAAAATAGATCAAGTAGTCATTGGTAGTTGTACCAACGGAAGAATGGAAGACATGCGTAAAGCAGCTGCTATTCTAAAAGGAAACAAAGTACACAAAGATGTCCGTGTTATGGTCATTCCAGCAACACAAAAAATCTACTTACAATGCATTATGGAAGGTTTAGTAGAAACCTTCATAGAATCAGGATGTACCTTCAATACCCCAAGCTGTGGACCTTGTATGGGTGGACACATGGGTGTAATGGCAGCAGGAGAAAAATGTGTATCAACAACCAACCGTAACTTCGTTGGACGTATGGGACATGTAGAATCATTAATCTACCTAGCATCACCACAACTAGCAGCAGCTAGCGCTATTGCTGGTGTGATCGCAAATCCTGAAAAAGTAGGAGGACAAAACTAA
- the ilvD gene encoding dihydroxy-acid dehydratase, producing MKSDNVKSGSQRAPHRSLFNALGYVEEELDRPLIGVVNSYNEIVPGHMNLDKITEAVKKGVYLAGGTPIEIPAIAVCDGIAMNHTGMKYSLVTRELIADSTEAVATAHQFDGLVMVPNCDKNVPGLLMAAARIDVPTIFVSGGPMLAGRKVDGQQTCLSSLFEAVGEFNAGKISEDKLKELEQKACPTCGSCSGMYTANSMNCLTEALGMGLKGNGTIPAVYSERIRLAKKAGIQIMDLVKRDIRPSQIMCEDAFMNALTIDMALGCSTNSMLHLPAIAYEAGVELDLEIANEISKKTPNLCHLAPAGDTYMEDLNDAGGVYAVMNELDKLNLLKTDLMTATGKTIKENIEGCVNLDHNIIRPVENPYSNYGGIAVLKGNLAPDGSVVKQSAVAKEMMVHSGPARVFESEDTAIEAIRAGKIGKGDVVVIRYEGPKGGPGMREMLSPTSEIAGMGLDKDVALITDGRFSGATRGASIGHVSPEAALGGPIAFVNEGDIIDIDIYNHSMNVRITDEEMEARKVGWQPKEPEIKKGYLVRYASLVTSAAKGAVLKPKK from the coding sequence ATGAAAAGTGATAATGTAAAAAGTGGTAGTCAAAGAGCACCACATCGTTCATTATTTAATGCATTAGGTTATGTAGAAGAAGAACTAGATAGACCATTAATCGGAGTAGTAAACTCTTATAATGAAATAGTTCCAGGACACATGAACCTAGATAAAATAACAGAAGCAGTAAAAAAAGGAGTATACTTAGCAGGAGGAACTCCTATTGAAATACCAGCTATCGCAGTATGCGATGGTATCGCAATGAATCATACAGGAATGAAATATTCTTTAGTAACCAGAGAATTAATTGCAGATAGTACCGAAGCAGTAGCTACTGCTCATCAATTTGATGGACTAGTAATGGTTCCTAACTGTGATAAAAATGTACCAGGACTATTAATGGCAGCAGCTAGAATTGATGTTCCTACTATCTTTGTAAGTGGTGGCCCAATGTTAGCAGGTCGTAAAGTAGATGGCCAACAAACATGTTTATCTTCTCTATTTGAAGCAGTAGGAGAATTTAATGCCGGTAAAATCAGTGAAGACAAACTAAAAGAACTAGAACAAAAAGCATGTCCAACATGTGGATCATGCTCAGGTATGTATACAGCCAACTCAATGAACTGCTTAACAGAAGCGTTAGGAATGGGACTAAAAGGAAATGGAACAATTCCTGCAGTCTATTCAGAGCGTATTCGTCTAGCTAAAAAAGCTGGTATACAAATCATGGACTTAGTAAAAAGAGATATTCGTCCTAGTCAAATCATGTGTGAAGATGCATTTATGAATGCATTAACAATTGATATGGCATTAGGATGTTCTACTAATTCAATGTTACACTTACCTGCTATCGCTTATGAAGCAGGAGTAGAATTAGACTTAGAAATAGCGAATGAAATAAGTAAAAAAACTCCTAATCTATGTCACCTAGCACCAGCTGGTGACACATATATGGAAGATTTAAATGATGCTGGTGGGGTCTATGCAGTAATGAATGAGTTAGATAAACTAAACTTATTAAAAACAGACTTAATGACAGCTACAGGTAAAACAATCAAAGAAAATATTGAAGGATGTGTAAACCTAGATCATAATATCATTCGTCCAGTAGAAAATCCATATAGTAACTATGGTGGAATAGCAGTATTAAAAGGAAACTTAGCTCCTGATGGAAGTGTTGTAAAACAATCAGCAGTAGCCAAAGAAATGATGGTACATAGTGGACCAGCACGAGTATTTGAAAGTGAAGATACGGCAATAGAAGCAATTCGTGCCGGTAAAATAGGAAAAGGAGATGTCGTAGTTATTCGTTACGAAGGACCAAAAGGTGGTCCTGGAATGCGAGAAATGTTATCTCCAACTAGTGAAATTGCTGGAATGGGACTAGACAAAGATGTAGCCTTAATTACAGATGGACGTTTCTCAGGAGCTACAAGAGGAGCTTCTATTGGACACGTTTCACCAGAAGCAGCACTAGGAGGACCTATTGCCTTTGTAAATGAAGGAGATATCATTGATATCGATATTTACAATCATTCTATGAATGTACGTATCACAGATGAAGAAATGGAAGCCAGAAAAGTAGGGTGGCAACCAAAAGAACCAGAAATCAAAAAAGGATACTTAGTAAGATATGCATCATTAGTTACATCAGCAGCTAAAGGTGCGGTATTAAAACCTAAAAAATAA
- a CDS encoding acyl-CoA thioesterase translates to MDDYTHLVQYYETDQMQIVHHSNYIRWFEEARGDYLSKRGIGYDWLESTGVLVPVLEVECKYLDVTRYADLVTIIPKITTFTGVKFEVEYEVLVDGKLKATGKSKHCFLDTNLRPISLKRKYPEVYQKYIDLL, encoded by the coding sequence ATGGATGACTATACACATTTAGTACAATACTACGAAACAGACCAAATGCAAATAGTACATCATTCCAACTATATACGTTGGTTTGAAGAAGCTAGAGGAGACTATCTTAGTAAAAGAGGAATAGGATATGATTGGTTAGAATCTACAGGTGTATTAGTACCAGTACTAGAAGTAGAATGTAAATATCTAGATGTTACTAGATATGCAGATCTAGTAACTATTATTCCTAAGATTACTACCTTTACAGGAGTGAAGTTTGAGGTAGAATATGAAGTCTTAGTAGATGGCAAACTAAAAGCTACAGGCAAGTCAAAACATTGTTTCTTAGACACAAACCTAAGACCTATCTCTTTAAAAAGAAAATATCCAGAAGTATATCAAAAATACATAGATTTACTATAA
- the leuB gene encoding 3-isopropylmalate dehydrogenase, whose translation MEKNITIIKGDGIGPEIVDEAIKVLQAIAKKYNHTFTYTEVLMGGASIDAHGVPITQETIDIAKSSDSVLLGSIGGDTNTSPWYQLEPKLRPEAGLLTIRKELGLFANLRPAYLYNELKEACPLKPEIIEGGFDMMVVRELTGGIYFGARETKEIDGQLVATDSLAYSETEIKRIVKKAFEIAMKRKKQLISVDKANVLDSSRLWRKIVNELASDYPEVTVEHMLVDNCAMQLVRDPKQFDVIVTENMFGDILSDEASMITGSIGMLSSASLRDDSFGMYEPSHGSAPDIAGTNKANPIATILSMALMLRYSFGLSKEALEVEQAIEKVLQQGYRTVDILSKDKTLVGTKEMGDLIVANL comes from the coding sequence ATGGAAAAGAATATAACAATAATCAAAGGTGATGGAATCGGACCAGAAATAGTAGATGAAGCAATCAAAGTATTACAAGCAATCGCTAAAAAATACAACCATACCTTTACCTATACAGAAGTACTAATGGGAGGAGCATCTATCGATGCTCATGGAGTACCTATTACCCAAGAAACAATCGATATTGCTAAAAGCAGTGATAGTGTCTTACTAGGATCTATTGGTGGAGATACCAACACATCTCCTTGGTACCAACTAGAACCAAAACTTCGTCCTGAAGCAGGACTACTAACAATAAGAAAAGAACTAGGTTTATTCGCAAACCTAAGACCAGCTTATTTATATAACGAACTAAAAGAAGCATGTCCTCTAAAACCAGAAATCATTGAAGGTGGTTTTGATATGATGGTAGTAAGAGAATTAACAGGAGGAATCTATTTTGGTGCTAGAGAAACCAAAGAAATAGATGGACAACTAGTTGCTACAGATAGCTTAGCTTATAGTGAAACAGAAATAAAAAGAATCGTAAAAAAAGCTTTTGAAATAGCGATGAAAAGAAAAAAACAATTAATCAGTGTTGATAAAGCAAACGTATTAGATTCATCAAGACTATGGAGAAAAATAGTTAACGAACTAGCTAGTGACTACCCAGAAGTAACAGTAGAACATATGTTAGTAGATAACTGTGCAATGCAATTAGTCAGAGATCCAAAACAATTTGATGTTATTGTAACAGAAAATATGTTTGGAGATATTCTTTCAGATGAAGCAAGTATGATAACAGGATCTATTGGAATGTTATCTAGTGCTAGTCTAAGAGATGACAGTTTTGGAATGTATGAACCAAGTCATGGTAGTGCACCAGATATTGCTGGTACAAATAAAGCAAATCCAATTGCTACGATCTTATCAATGGCCCTAATGCTACGTTACTCTTTTGGTTTGAGTAAAGAAGCATTAGAAGTAGAACAAGCAATAGAAAAAGTATTACAACAAGGATATCGTACAGTTGATATCCTATCAAAAGATAAAACACTAGTAGGTACAAAAGAAATGGGAGACTTAATTGTAGCCAATTTATAA
- the leuA gene encoding 2-isopropylmalate synthase codes for MNYQKYKKFETIKLPDRTWPDNEITKAPIWTSVDLRDGNQALITPMKIEEKVMMFQLLVDMGFKEIEVGFPSSSQIEYDFLRILIDENLVPDDVTVQVLTQAREHLIRKTFESLEGLPKAIVHIYNSTSILQRDVVFHKGQDEIKKIAVEGVKLVKELAQEFKGEVLLEYSPESFTGTEVEYALEVCEAVMDEWEASSDKKVIINLPSTVEMSSPNVYADQIEWMCRNFKDRSRVIVSLHAHNDRGCGVAASELGIMAGADRVEGTLFGNGERTGNVDIITLALNMFTQGVNPELDCSKINDIKHVFEKVTKMEIPPRHPYVGQLVFTAFSGSHQDAINKGMQCYRERNAGIWEVPYLPIDPSDLGRQYEPIVRINSQSGKGGVSYVMDSMYGYHLPKGLQADFAKVIQDISEEEGEVSPERVYDTFVEQYVENNQPYKLIKQQLIDISEENEEHERKAVLILEDHGVVKEIIGYGNGPIDAVKDAFNSNGFIGSHLLDYSEHALTSGSSSKAAAYVHLRLKGSAIQEFGVGVHPNIATATIMAIVSGLNRLYQRKAGM; via the coding sequence ATGAATTATCAAAAATACAAAAAGTTTGAAACAATCAAACTACCAGATCGTACATGGCCAGATAATGAGATTACGAAAGCACCTATTTGGACATCTGTAGATTTAAGAGATGGAAATCAAGCATTAATTACACCAATGAAAATAGAAGAAAAAGTAATGATGTTTCAATTATTAGTAGATATGGGATTTAAAGAAATAGAAGTAGGTTTTCCTTCTTCTAGTCAAATAGAATATGATTTTCTTAGAATACTAATAGATGAAAACTTAGTACCTGATGATGTTACAGTTCAAGTATTAACACAAGCAAGAGAACATCTAATTCGTAAAACATTTGAATCTTTAGAAGGATTACCAAAAGCAATCGTTCATATTTATAATTCAACATCTATTTTACAAAGAGATGTTGTCTTCCATAAAGGTCAAGATGAAATAAAGAAAATAGCAGTAGAAGGAGTCAAACTAGTAAAAGAATTAGCTCAAGAATTCAAAGGAGAAGTATTACTAGAATACTCACCAGAAAGCTTTACTGGAACAGAAGTAGAATATGCATTAGAAGTATGTGAAGCAGTGATGGATGAATGGGAAGCATCTAGTGATAAGAAAGTAATTATTAATCTTCCTTCTACAGTAGAAATGTCTTCACCTAATGTATATGCTGATCAAATAGAATGGATGTGTCGTAATTTCAAAGATAGAAGTCGTGTTATTGTGAGCTTACATGCTCACAATGATAGAGGATGTGGAGTTGCAGCTAGTGAGTTAGGAATTATGGCTGGTGCAGACCGTGTGGAAGGAACTCTATTTGGGAATGGAGAACGTACTGGAAATGTAGATATTATTACATTGGCACTAAATATGTTTACACAAGGTGTCAATCCAGAGTTAGATTGTTCTAAGATTAATGATATTAAACATGTTTTTGAAAAAGTTACAAAAATGGAAATACCGCCAAGACATCCTTATGTTGGACAATTGGTATTTACGGCATTTTCTGGTAGTCACCAAGATGCAATTAATAAAGGAATGCAATGTTATCGAGAAAGAAATGCAGGAATATGGGAAGTTCCTTATTTACCAATTGATCCTAGTGATTTAGGAAGACAATATGAACCAATTGTTCGTATTAATTCACAATCTGGTAAAGGTGGTGTATCTTATGTGATGGATAGTATGTATGGATATCACTTACCAAAAGGATTACAAGCAGATTTTGCTAAGGTGATTCAAGATATTTCAGAAGAAGAAGGAGAAGTATCACCAGAAAGAGTATATGATACATTTGTAGAACAATATGTAGAGAATAATCAACCATATAAATTAATAAAACAACAATTAATTGATATTTCAGAAGAAAATGAAGAACATGAAAGAAAAGCAGTACTTATCTTAGAAGATCATGGTGTAGTAAAAGAAATAATAGGTTATGGAAATGGACCTATTGATGCTGTGAAAGATGCCTTTAATTCAAATGGATTTATAGGATCACACTTATTAGACTATAGTGAACATGCATTAACTTCAGGATCTAGTTCAAAAGCTGCTGCATATGTTCACTTACGTCTAAAAGGTAGTGCTATTCAAGAATTTGGGGTAGGTGTTCATCCAAATATTGCAACTGCAACGATTATGGCTATTGTATCAGGGTTGAATCGTTTGTATCAAAGAAAGGCAGGGATGTAA
- the ilvB gene encoding biosynthetic-type acetolactate synthase large subunit produces the protein MILTGADIVVECLLEQGVDTVFGYPGGTILNVYDSLYKYQDKINHILTSHEQGASHAADGYARSTGKVGVCLATSGPGATNLVTGIATAYMDSIPMVAITANVARSLLGRDSFQEIDITGVTMPITKHNFIVKDVKDLAHTIRRAFNIAKEGRPGPVLVDITKDATAATIEFEPKIPDTIGPRSYTYSTSDIDKAVEMIEASSCPFIFAGGGVIASNASAQLKEFAEKIDAPVADSLMGKGAYDNTRPRYTGMLGMHGTKASNFGVSKCDLLIVVGARFSDRVTGNTQKFANNAKILHIDIDAAEINKNIDVHLGVVGDAACILTDLNAKLTRQNHPQWLKEIRDLKERYPMTYPQDRLTGQYVVEQIDFLTNGEALITTEVGQNQMWAAQFFQYKYPRQFISSGGAGTMGYGLGASLGTKLGNPHKDVFNIAGDGCFRMNMNELATASRYNIPIIQVILNNQVLGMVRQWQTLFYGKRYSATVLHDSVDFCKVAEGLGCQAIRVTTKEEVAPAIEKALQATGPVVIECMIEEDDKVFPMVAPGAPISECFSQEDIKE, from the coding sequence ATGATTTTAACAGGTGCAGATATAGTTGTAGAATGTTTATTAGAACAAGGTGTAGATACAGTATTTGGGTATCCGGGAGGAACGATATTAAACGTCTATGACAGTTTATATAAATACCAAGATAAAATTAATCATATTCTAACTTCTCATGAACAAGGCGCAAGTCATGCTGCAGATGGATATGCTAGATCAACAGGAAAAGTAGGAGTTTGTTTAGCGACATCTGGACCAGGAGCTACAAATCTTGTTACAGGGATTGCAACAGCTTATATGGATTCTATTCCAATGGTTGCAATCACTGCGAACGTAGCTAGATCATTATTAGGTAGAGATAGTTTTCAAGAAATTGACATAACAGGTGTAACAATGCCTATTACAAAACATAACTTTATTGTAAAAGACGTAAAAGACTTAGCACATACCATTCGTAGAGCCTTTAACATCGCCAAAGAAGGAAGACCAGGACCAGTACTAGTAGACATTACGAAAGATGCAACAGCTGCCACTATTGAATTCGAACCAAAAATACCAGACACAATAGGACCTAGAAGCTATACCTATTCAACCTCTGATATCGATAAAGCAGTAGAAATGATAGAAGCATCATCTTGTCCTTTCATCTTTGCAGGAGGCGGAGTTATCGCAAGCAACGCAAGTGCTCAACTAAAAGAATTTGCTGAAAAAATAGATGCTCCAGTAGCAGACTCACTAATGGGAAAAGGTGCCTATGATAACACACGTCCTAGATACACAGGAATGTTAGGAATGCATGGAACAAAAGCATCTAACTTTGGAGTAAGTAAATGTGACTTACTAATTGTAGTAGGAGCTAGATTCTCTGATCGTGTTACTGGAAACACACAAAAATTCGCTAACAATGCAAAAATACTACATATCGACATTGATGCAGCAGAAATCAATAAAAACATCGACGTACACCTAGGTGTAGTTGGAGATGCAGCATGCATCTTAACAGATCTAAATGCAAAACTAACAAGACAAAACCATCCTCAATGGTTAAAAGAAATAAGAGATCTAAAAGAAAGATATCCAATGACCTATCCTCAAGATCGTTTAACAGGACAATACGTAGTAGAACAAATTGACTTCCTAACAAATGGAGAAGCTCTAATCACAACAGAAGTAGGACAAAACCAAATGTGGGCTGCTCAATTCTTCCAATACAAATATCCTCGTCAATTTATATCATCAGGAGGAGCAGGAACAATGGGTTATGGATTAGGTGCTAGTTTAGGAACTAAACTAGGTAATCCACATAAAGATGTATTCAACATTGCAGGAGATGGATGCTTCCGTATGAATATGAACGAACTTGCTACTGCAAGTCGTTACAACATTCCTATCATTCAAGTAATCTTAAACAATCAAGTACTAGGAATGGTAAGACAATGGCAAACATTATTCTATGGAAAACGTTACTCTGCAACTGTACTTCATGATAGTGTAGACTTCTGCAAAGTAGCAGAAGGATTAGGATGTCAAGCCATTCGTGTAACAACCAAAGAAGAAGTAGCACCAGCTATCGAAAAAGCATTACAAGCTACTGGACCAGTAGTAATAGAATGTATGATAGAAGAAGATGATAAAGTATTCCCAATGGTAGCACCAGGTGCTCCTATCTCAGAATGCTTTAGTCAAGAGGATATCAAAGAATAA
- the leuD gene encoding 3-isopropylmalate dehydratase small subunit, with amino-acid sequence MGKVFKYNDNVDTDVIIPARYLNSFDAKELATHAMVDIDPTFASKVQVGDIIVAGKNFGCGSSREHAPLCLKTAGVKCVIAKSFARIFYRNSINIGFAIIECVQAADDIEANDEVEVDFITGIIYNKTKNKQYQGQPFPAFLQKMIEQDGLVNYVNSKKQR; translated from the coding sequence ATGGGAAAAGTATTCAAATATAACGACAACGTCGATACAGACGTAATTATACCAGCTAGATATCTTAATTCATTTGATGCAAAAGAATTAGCTACTCATGCAATGGTAGACATTGATCCAACCTTTGCATCAAAAGTACAAGTAGGAGATATTATAGTAGCAGGGAAAAACTTTGGATGTGGTTCTTCTAGAGAACATGCTCCACTATGCTTAAAAACAGCAGGAGTAAAATGTGTTATTGCTAAAAGCTTTGCACGTATCTTCTATCGTAATTCTATTAATATTGGATTTGCTATCATTGAATGTGTTCAAGCAGCAGATGATATTGAAGCAAATGATGAAGTAGAAGTAGACTTTATCACAGGAATTATCTATAACAAAACAAAAAACAAACAATATCAAGGACAACCCTTCCCAGCATTTTTACAAAAAATGATTGAACAAGATGGGTTAGTAAACTATGTAAATAGTAAAAAACAGAGGTAA